In a single window of the Verrucomicrobiaceae bacterium genome:
- a CDS encoding ABC transporter ATP-binding protein — protein sequence MGTTLRVFSYLRRYPGMAVAQLVCAVGGTLMVLVLPSVTREIIDGIIPRHEWERLGNSALLVLGAFILQNLFNSLRIRLNNSFEQNVIYDLRSDLYERLQRLPLRWFDNRPTGDIMTTVAEDIPAVERVLIDGIEQGLVAVLQIVIVAGFMFYADATLAWTAMLPMPFLALGAVFYTKSARDRHRRVRSASSGMNSLLHDNVSGMRQIKAYAMEREEHARFNESSGALKKATLHLMHVWSIYRPSMSLLKDAGSVIILWFGARAIMHGTMKPGDLTAFLLLARLFYEPVEQLHSLNQMIQAGRAAGERVFGIMDAEEERGIDDGITLGSVRGHIRYENVGFSYTGKLPTVHGITIDAQPGQTIALVGPTGAGKSTLINLLTRFYEHDEGLLTIDDVPVKNISKSSLRRQIGYVTQESFLFNGSVRDNLLIGKREASDSELWNVLESANAAEFVKRLPQQLDTHVGERGIKLSVGEKQRISIARALLRNPPILLLDEATASVDTETERLIQEALERLMKQRTSFVIAHRLSTVRNADRIYVLEHGRIIEQGTHDQLIEAGGLYSELCRTSLIAAQS from the coding sequence ATGGGCACCACACTTCGCGTTTTTTCTTATCTCCGGCGTTATCCAGGCATGGCTGTAGCGCAGCTAGTCTGTGCGGTGGGCGGGACACTCATGGTGCTGGTGCTGCCTTCGGTGACGCGAGAGATCATCGATGGCATCATACCGCGCCATGAGTGGGAGCGGTTGGGGAACTCGGCGCTGCTGGTGCTGGGAGCCTTCATTTTGCAGAATCTCTTCAATTCACTGCGCATCCGGCTGAACAACTCCTTTGAGCAGAATGTGATCTATGATCTGCGCAGCGACTTGTACGAGCGGCTTCAGCGTCTGCCCCTGCGCTGGTTTGATAATCGGCCCACTGGAGACATCATGACCACGGTGGCGGAGGATATCCCGGCGGTGGAGCGTGTGCTCATCGACGGGATCGAGCAGGGGCTCGTCGCGGTGCTACAAATCGTCATCGTGGCTGGTTTTATGTTCTATGCAGATGCCACGCTGGCCTGGACCGCCATGCTGCCGATGCCGTTCCTCGCCCTAGGGGCTGTTTTTTACACCAAAAGCGCCCGTGATCGTCATCGCCGGGTGCGTAGCGCTAGTAGTGGTATGAATTCACTGCTGCATGATAACGTGAGTGGTATGCGCCAGATCAAAGCGTATGCGATGGAGCGTGAGGAGCACGCCCGCTTCAATGAAAGCAGCGGAGCACTGAAAAAGGCCACCCTGCACCTGATGCATGTCTGGTCGATCTATCGCCCTAGCATGTCGCTGCTCAAAGATGCGGGCTCCGTGATCATTCTCTGGTTCGGAGCACGAGCGATCATGCATGGAACGATGAAACCCGGTGATCTGACAGCCTTCCTGCTATTGGCGCGGTTGTTTTATGAGCCTGTCGAGCAGCTCCATAGCCTGAATCAGATGATCCAGGCTGGTCGAGCGGCTGGGGAGCGAGTCTTTGGCATCATGGATGCGGAGGAGGAGCGCGGCATCGACGACGGCATCACATTGGGAAGTGTGCGTGGACATATCCGCTACGAAAACGTGGGTTTCAGCTACACGGGTAAGTTACCCACGGTGCATGGCATTACGATTGATGCGCAGCCGGGCCAGACGATCGCTCTCGTCGGCCCCACCGGGGCAGGGAAGTCCACGCTGATCAATTTGCTCACTCGATTCTATGAGCATGATGAGGGGCTGTTGACGATCGACGACGTGCCGGTGAAAAACATCAGCAAATCGAGTCTGCGGCGTCAGATCGGCTATGTGACGCAGGAGAGCTTTCTTTTTAATGGGAGCGTGCGTGACAATCTGCTCATCGGTAAGCGAGAGGCTAGCGATTCGGAGCTTTGGAATGTGCTGGAGAGCGCGAATGCGGCTGAGTTCGTCAAACGACTGCCGCAGCAGCTCGATACGCATGTGGGAGAGCGTGGGATCAAGCTCAGTGTGGGTGAAAAACAGCGCATCAGCATCGCTCGGGCATTGTTGCGCAATCCGCCGATCCTCTTGCTCGATGAAGCCACCGCAAGTGTGGATACAGAGACCGAAAGACTCATCCAGGAGGCGCTGGAACGGCTGATGAAGCAGCGCACGAGCTTTGTCATCGCACATCGACTCAGCACCGTGCGGAATGCAGATCGGATCTACGTGCTAGAGCACGGGCGTATCATCGAGCAGGGCACTCACGACCAGCTCATCGAGGCTGGTGGTTTGTACTCGGAACTGTGCCGCACTTCACTGATCGCAGCGCAGAGCTGA
- a CDS encoding Gfo/Idh/MocA family oxidoreductase has product MTTQRIGIIMNGVTGRMGTNQHLIRSIKAIRDQGGLKVGDDLVIMPDPILTGRNHDKLAALAARTGVTRFTTDVDAALANPDDEIFFDASGTLQRAGFIEKAVKAKKAIYCEKPTAVETAEALRLAKVCEDAGVKNGVVQDKLWLSGIRKFKLLRDQGFFGRILSVRGEFGYWVFTGEDGDQPAQRPSWNYRKEDGGGIIVDMLCHWRYVIDNLFGKVKAVSCMGATHIPKRIDERGKEYACTSDDACYATFECEGGVICQFNSSWTVRVRRDDLLTMQVDGTHGSAIVGLRDCWVQSAGVTPRPIWNPDIQQPINFFEGWQKVPDTTIYDNAFKIQWEDFLRHVVCDTPFPWTLREGAKGVQLAELGLQSWAERKWLPVNDL; this is encoded by the coding sequence ATGACCACACAACGAATCGGCATCATCATGAACGGCGTCACCGGACGCATGGGCACCAACCAGCACCTGATCCGCTCGATCAAGGCGATCCGCGATCAAGGCGGCCTCAAGGTGGGCGATGACCTCGTCATCATGCCGGACCCCATCCTCACGGGACGCAATCACGACAAGCTCGCGGCACTCGCGGCACGCACCGGTGTCACGCGCTTCACCACGGATGTCGATGCGGCGCTCGCGAACCCCGATGACGAGATCTTTTTCGACGCCAGTGGCACGCTGCAACGTGCGGGCTTCATCGAGAAGGCCGTGAAGGCAAAAAAGGCCATCTACTGCGAGAAACCGACGGCGGTGGAGACAGCGGAGGCGCTGCGCCTTGCCAAAGTGTGCGAAGACGCGGGCGTAAAGAACGGCGTGGTGCAGGACAAGCTGTGGCTGAGCGGCATTCGTAAATTCAAGCTGCTGCGGGATCAGGGCTTCTTCGGTCGCATCCTCAGTGTGCGCGGGGAGTTCGGTTACTGGGTGTTCACAGGGGAGGATGGCGACCAGCCTGCGCAGCGTCCGTCGTGGAATTATCGGAAAGAGGACGGCGGCGGCATCATCGTCGATATGCTCTGCCACTGGCGTTATGTGATCGATAATCTCTTTGGCAAAGTGAAAGCCGTGAGCTGCATGGGTGCCACCCATATCCCCAAACGCATCGACGAGCGCGGCAAAGAATATGCATGCACCAGCGATGATGCCTGCTACGCCACCTTTGAATGCGAAGGTGGTGTGATTTGCCAATTCAACAGCTCCTGGACCGTCCGCGTGCGCCGCGATGACCTGCTCACCATGCAGGTCGATGGTACACACGGCAGCGCCATCGTCGGTTTGCGCGATTGCTGGGTGCAGAGCGCTGGCGTCACGCCGCGACCGATCTGGAACCCTGACATTCAGCAGCCGATCAACTTCTTCGAGGGCTGGCAGAAGGTGCCGGATACCACGATTTACGACAATGCCTTCAAAATCCAGTGGGAGGACTTCCTCCGCCATGTGGTGTGCGACACGCCTTTCCCCTGGACCCTGCGTGAAGGTGCCAAAGGCGTCCAACTCGCTGAACTGGGGCTGCAAAGCTGGGCAGAGCGCAAGTGGCTGCCTGTGAATGATCTTTAA
- a CDS encoding sugar phosphate isomerase/epimerase: MSRLCVHTITTKPLSIEECFRDFPKRGVSGITIWRQALEGRDLGTVKRQAADSGLEVVSLCRGGFFPAKSAADRQKAVDDNLLAIEQAHAIGAPLIVLVCGAVPGQNLVESRKQITDGIAAVLPAAEKAGVKLAIEPLHPMYADDRSAVNTMRQAHEICDALGSPKSVGIAVDVYHVWWDPELKSQIDQAGQTGRLHAFHICDWKTPTTDLLNDRGLMGEGCINIREISDWVDATGFTGHREVEIFSNKWWSGDQGEFLDKIAASYQSIYHA, encoded by the coding sequence ATGAGCCGACTTTGCGTCCACACCATCACCACCAAGCCCTTGAGCATCGAGGAATGCTTTCGTGATTTCCCGAAGCGCGGGGTGAGTGGCATCACCATCTGGCGACAGGCACTGGAAGGCCGCGATCTGGGCACGGTGAAACGCCAAGCTGCCGATTCTGGCCTCGAGGTGGTGAGTTTGTGCCGAGGTGGCTTTTTCCCGGCGAAATCTGCCGCAGATCGCCAAAAGGCCGTGGACGATAATTTGCTCGCCATCGAGCAAGCGCACGCCATCGGCGCACCACTCATCGTTTTGGTTTGCGGCGCTGTCCCTGGCCAAAACCTCGTCGAATCACGCAAACAGATCACCGACGGCATCGCCGCTGTTTTGCCTGCGGCAGAAAAAGCGGGCGTGAAGCTCGCCATCGAGCCCCTGCACCCGATGTATGCCGATGACCGCAGCGCGGTGAACACAATGCGGCAAGCGCATGAAATCTGCGATGCTCTAGGCTCGCCAAAGTCCGTCGGCATCGCGGTGGATGTCTATCACGTCTGGTGGGACCCGGAATTGAAGTCCCAGATCGATCAAGCTGGCCAAACGGGCCGCCTGCATGCCTTCCACATCTGCGATTGGAAAACGCCGACCACCGATCTCCTCAATGACCGCGGCCTGATGGGCGAAGGCTGCATCAACATCCGGGAAATCAGCGACTGGGTGGACGCCACCGGCTTCACCGGCCACCGCGAGGTGGAAATCTTCTCGAACAAATGGTGGAGCGGCGATCAGGGCGAGTTCCTCGACAAGATCGCGGCCAGCTATCAATCCATTTATCATGCATAG
- a CDS encoding LysR family transcriptional regulator encodes MELYQLHYFIEIARQRSFTRAAERLRMAQPALSQQMKNLEAELRTALLVRGRKETHLTAAGQAFLPKAEKLLQDAEDAKRAVSDLLELRGGRLTMAAIPSVSACLLPEVIRAFRRLHPDVRLQVMEESSERVAELVEAGRADIGFLQLPASKSIFEHRRIITEPFVLLAPVGHTAAKQDEVALRSLAGEFFVFYKGRARDTALEACRKAGFEPRIACESGELETVRALVAAGLGLAIIPKLAASNLPKSLRAVPLREPRMQREIAAVWRKGSELSPAARVLLERWGP; translated from the coding sequence ATGGAACTCTACCAGCTTCACTACTTCATCGAGATCGCACGTCAGCGCAGTTTTACCCGAGCAGCAGAGCGGCTGCGCATGGCGCAACCTGCCTTGAGTCAGCAGATGAAAAATCTAGAGGCAGAGCTACGCACCGCTCTCTTGGTGCGTGGGCGGAAGGAAACGCACCTCACCGCTGCCGGGCAGGCTTTTCTACCCAAGGCGGAAAAGCTGCTCCAGGATGCAGAGGACGCGAAAAGAGCGGTTTCGGACCTGCTGGAGCTGCGCGGAGGCCGACTGACGATGGCGGCGATCCCTAGCGTGAGTGCCTGCCTGCTGCCGGAGGTGATCCGCGCCTTTCGTCGCCTGCACCCAGATGTGCGCCTGCAAGTCATGGAGGAAAGTTCTGAACGCGTGGCGGAACTCGTCGAAGCCGGGCGAGCAGACATCGGCTTTTTGCAGCTACCAGCGAGCAAGTCGATTTTTGAACACCGCCGAATCATCACGGAGCCATTTGTGCTGCTCGCACCCGTGGGCCATACCGCTGCCAAACAGGATGAAGTCGCGCTGCGTAGTCTGGCGGGCGAGTTCTTCGTGTTTTACAAAGGCCGTGCCCGTGACACGGCTCTGGAGGCCTGCCGTAAAGCCGGATTTGAGCCGCGAATCGCCTGCGAAAGCGGCGAGCTGGAAACGGTGCGTGCGCTTGTCGCCGCTGGGCTCGGGTTAGCCATTATCCCCAAGCTCGCGGCTTCAAATCTACCCAAGTCATTGCGGGCGGTGCCACTGCGCGAGCCGAGGATGCAGCGTGAAATCGCAGCGGTGTGGCGCAAGGGCAGCGAACTGTCTCCAGCGGCCCGGGTGCTGCTAGAAAGATGGGGGCCGTAA